A portion of the Streptomyces erythrochromogenes genome contains these proteins:
- a CDS encoding sugar ABC transporter substrate-binding protein, protein MGRAPVALAVAALAVTLTACGTTEAGSAGSGGDGAVRIGLLLPENETARYEKFDKPLMEKKVALLTLGKGKVLYANAGGDAVRQSAQADAMIKDKVDVLVIDAVDSKAIAGAVTKAKEAGIAVVAYDRLAEGPIDAYTSFDNEDVGRVQGKALLEALGDKARNGKIVMMNGAVTDPNAASFKTGARSVLDGKVNVGKEYDTVEWKPENANTNMAAALSALGKDKVVGVYSANDGMAGGIISALKAAGVSPLPPVTGQDAELAGVRRIVAGEQYMTVYKPYAREAEAAAELAVLLAQGEKIDGIINQVVSSPTTKRIPAVLIPGMSVTRDNIRSTVVLDGVYTIDEICTDALKAACQETGLK, encoded by the coding sequence CTGGGGCGTGCCCCCGTTGCTCTTGCCGTCGCGGCGCTCGCCGTCACGCTCACCGCCTGCGGCACCACCGAAGCCGGCAGCGCCGGCAGCGGCGGCGACGGCGCGGTCAGGATCGGCCTGCTGCTCCCCGAGAACGAGACCGCGCGGTACGAGAAGTTCGACAAGCCGCTGATGGAGAAGAAGGTCGCCCTGCTGACCCTCGGCAAGGGCAAGGTGCTCTACGCCAACGCGGGGGGCGACGCGGTCAGACAGAGCGCCCAGGCCGACGCGATGATCAAGGACAAGGTGGACGTCCTGGTCATCGACGCGGTGGACTCCAAGGCCATCGCCGGCGCGGTGACGAAGGCCAAGGAGGCGGGCATAGCGGTGGTCGCCTACGACCGCCTGGCCGAGGGCCCGATCGACGCCTACACCTCCTTCGACAACGAGGACGTCGGCCGCGTCCAGGGCAAGGCCCTGCTGGAGGCCCTGGGCGACAAGGCCCGCAACGGCAAGATCGTCATGATGAACGGCGCGGTCACCGACCCCAACGCCGCCAGCTTCAAGACCGGTGCCCGCTCCGTCCTGGACGGCAAGGTGAACGTCGGCAAGGAGTACGACACCGTCGAGTGGAAGCCGGAGAACGCCAACACCAACATGGCGGCCGCGCTCTCCGCGCTCGGCAAGGACAAGGTCGTCGGCGTCTACTCCGCCAACGACGGCATGGCCGGCGGCATCATCTCCGCCCTCAAGGCCGCCGGCGTCTCCCCGCTGCCCCCGGTCACCGGCCAGGACGCCGAACTCGCCGGCGTGCGGCGCATCGTGGCGGGCGAGCAGTACATGACCGTGTACAAGCCCTACGCCCGCGAGGCCGAGGCCGCCGCCGAACTCGCCGTCCTCCTCGCCCAGGGCGAGAAGATCGACGGGATCATCAACCAGGTGGTCAGCAGCCCGACCACCAAGCGCATCCCGGCCGTCCTCATCCCCGGCATGTCGGTGACCCGCGACAACATCCGCAGCACCGTGGTCCTCGACGGCGTCTACACCATCGACGAGATCTGCACCGACGCCCTCAAGGCCGCATGCCAGGAGACCGGCCTGAAGTAG
- a CDS encoding PIG-L family deacetylase, whose amino-acid sequence MSLASRTRTAALLAALTAGAAGITTWAYGYTTAPRPAAPQAPLRPSVTQGTVLQVVAHPDDDLFFMNPDLSRSISTGVKVTTVYLTAGESDGRNEAHSPHLQDPTRPADHAAYAEARQNGIRAAYAEMATGRRTSAWQRTSIPTTGGGSAEVDVLLARPEVNLVWMQMREARSISGDNPDSLRGLWDGKVPALGSQLASGTPVASPFSYTKEQAVQAIANVFALYKPTTIRTQDPTPGRTRPAGAFLDHQDHMYGARFVQAATERYAASADRPHFSVQNYVSYPNSSLPPTLDAKAAEEKLGYLKTYAWSDHQDWCGSPAGCGDRKTATRPTGAGWNQTIRYSRGESTTWMTQGTPGRLYAFAALDGQMAYWTRPTPAADWQGPRFLPATAPGTTIDAGASTARLPDGRIAVLATRTTLGTTPQDYRREAVYALQSAPGADFGPWQSLGTPDTGDTSATTALGAPTATADATGRITVYVRDSRRTLHARTQPAPDTAFGPWQTLGGTGLQGDPVTATDSAGRRHVYAATDTTVLAWTQPAPGAPLAGPFPTNLPATTGVLSATPQDDGVRLSFRRPSAGTVTTTLATATAAAPGFTPPADAGGEGGYGAIATAGHLLAGRAATGTAAVTLPGRAPAWSESQMLYTGAPAAVTAPDGTGLAAALGLDAGLHLTTTPTPTPSPTPGGPGGSGGPVPWHRAVAPTALAQAARQGSGWHG is encoded by the coding sequence ATGTCCCTGGCCAGCCGCACCCGCACCGCGGCCCTGCTCGCCGCACTCACCGCCGGCGCCGCCGGGATCACCACCTGGGCCTACGGATACACCACCGCCCCCCGCCCCGCAGCCCCCCAGGCCCCCCTGCGCCCCAGCGTGACCCAGGGCACGGTCCTCCAGGTCGTCGCGCACCCCGACGACGACCTCTTCTTCATGAACCCCGACCTGAGTCGCTCCATATCCACCGGCGTCAAGGTCACCACCGTCTACCTGACCGCCGGCGAGTCCGACGGCAGGAACGAAGCCCACAGCCCCCACCTGCAGGACCCCACCCGCCCCGCCGACCACGCCGCCTACGCCGAAGCCCGCCAGAACGGCATACGCGCCGCCTACGCCGAGATGGCCACCGGCCGGCGCACCAGCGCCTGGCAGCGCACCTCCATACCCACCACCGGCGGCGGCAGCGCCGAGGTCGACGTCCTCCTCGCCCGCCCCGAGGTCAACCTGGTGTGGATGCAGATGCGCGAAGCCCGCAGCATCTCCGGCGACAACCCCGACAGCCTGCGCGGCCTGTGGGACGGCAAGGTCCCCGCCCTCGGCTCCCAGCTCGCCTCCGGCACACCCGTCGCCTCCCCCTTCTCCTACACCAAGGAGCAGGCCGTCCAGGCCATCGCGAACGTCTTCGCGCTCTACAAACCCACCACCATCCGCACCCAGGACCCCACCCCCGGCCGCACCCGGCCCGCCGGCGCCTTCCTCGACCACCAGGACCACATGTACGGGGCCCGCTTCGTGCAGGCGGCCACCGAACGCTACGCCGCCTCCGCCGACCGCCCGCACTTCTCGGTCCAGAACTACGTGAGCTACCCCAACAGCTCCCTGCCCCCCACCCTCGACGCGAAGGCCGCCGAGGAGAAACTCGGCTACCTCAAGACCTACGCCTGGAGCGACCACCAGGACTGGTGCGGCAGCCCCGCCGGCTGCGGCGACCGCAAGACCGCGACCCGGCCCACCGGCGCCGGATGGAACCAGACCATCCGCTACAGCCGCGGCGAGAGCACCACCTGGATGACCCAAGGCACCCCCGGCCGGCTCTACGCCTTCGCCGCCCTCGACGGCCAGATGGCCTACTGGACCCGCCCCACCCCCGCCGCCGACTGGCAGGGCCCCCGCTTCCTGCCCGCCACCGCCCCCGGCACCACCATCGACGCCGGCGCGTCCACCGCCCGCCTCCCCGACGGCCGCATCGCCGTCCTCGCCACCCGCACCACCCTGGGCACCACCCCCCAGGACTACCGGCGCGAGGCCGTCTACGCCCTCCAAAGCGCCCCCGGCGCCGACTTCGGCCCCTGGCAGAGCCTCGGCACCCCCGACACCGGCGACACCTCCGCCACCACCGCCCTCGGCGCACCGACCGCCACCGCCGACGCCACCGGCCGCATCACCGTCTACGTACGCGACTCCCGGCGCACCCTGCACGCCCGCACCCAGCCCGCCCCCGACACCGCCTTCGGCCCATGGCAGACCCTGGGCGGCACCGGCCTGCAGGGCGACCCGGTCACCGCCACCGACAGCGCCGGACGCCGCCACGTGTACGCGGCCACCGACACCACCGTCCTGGCCTGGACCCAGCCCGCCCCCGGCGCCCCGCTCGCCGGCCCCTTCCCCACCAACCTGCCCGCGACCACCGGCGTGCTCTCCGCGACACCGCAGGACGACGGCGTCCGCCTCTCCTTCCGCCGCCCCTCCGCCGGCACCGTCACCACCACCCTGGCCACCGCCACCGCTGCCGCACCCGGCTTCACCCCGCCCGCCGACGCCGGCGGCGAAGGCGGCTACGGCGCCATCGCCACCGCCGGCCACCTCCTCGCCGGCCGCGCCGCCACCGGCACGGCCGCCGTCACCCTCCCCGGCCGGGCGCCCGCCTGGTCGGAGTCCCAGATGCTCTACACCGGCGCCCCGGCCGCCGTGACCGCACCCGACGGCACCGGCCTGGCCGCCGCCCTCGGCCTGGACGCCGGCCTGCACCTCACCACCACACCCACACCCACCCCCAGCCCCACTCCCGGCGGGCCCGGCGGGTCCGGCGGGCCCGTGCCGTGGCACCGGGCCGTCGCACCCACCGCCCTCGCCCAGGCCGCCCGCCAGGGCTCCGGGTGGCACGGGTGA
- a CDS encoding glycoside hydrolase family 15 protein, translating into MPGVLGCWAVVAAALTSTAVPVCGAGGHAPLSGLTAPTVGVLSNASAAEGVSASLAAGARYVEGSNVLRLASGRWRYLPSGRSVSVVVAAGDGRALRQIGQSRAWLAAGRVPGRSAAERAAAGRALLAMRALLRPNGAMAAGWSPGWMYSWPRDSSFACAAFAHTGHDEEAFRILRHSAATQRGDGSWEARTKLDGSGPPDGRRWQLDANGWVPWAAWQWYRVAPVEGRRERLAALYPMIRKAADRAVLSLGADGLPPASPDYWELMTATANIGTAAPLLAGLNASADLAREAGRPQDAVRWARAARRLSAGISKRFFPLGYQRTVDGRHGRDSAVAFMAPPFNAAAAGVPAALESTYRALLLPNGGLTPGNDPGAPWGAVAWTPSTAFFALAWAAGGRPAKAGPVLQWVLSKRNALGELPEKVDRAGRPASVAPLAWTGSIVVLSLVALEAGGLSAPPLQP; encoded by the coding sequence ATGCCCGGTGTCCTCGGCTGCTGGGCGGTGGTTGCGGCGGCGTTGACGAGTACGGCCGTTCCCGTGTGCGGGGCGGGCGGTCATGCGCCGTTGTCGGGGCTGACCGCTCCCACCGTCGGTGTGCTGTCCAATGCGAGTGCCGCCGAGGGGGTTTCGGCGTCGCTGGCCGCCGGTGCCCGGTACGTGGAGGGCAGCAATGTGCTGCGGCTGGCGTCGGGGCGGTGGCGGTACCTGCCTTCGGGGCGGTCGGTGTCGGTGGTGGTCGCGGCCGGGGACGGGCGGGCGCTGCGGCAGATCGGGCAGAGCCGGGCCTGGCTGGCGGCCGGCCGGGTCCCGGGCCGGTCGGCGGCCGAGCGGGCGGCGGCCGGGCGGGCGCTGCTGGCGATGCGGGCGCTGCTGCGGCCCAACGGGGCGATGGCGGCGGGGTGGAGTCCGGGGTGGATGTACTCCTGGCCGCGGGATTCGAGTTTCGCGTGTGCCGCGTTCGCGCACACCGGGCATGACGAGGAGGCTTTTCGGATCCTGCGGCACAGTGCGGCGACCCAGCGCGGGGACGGCAGCTGGGAGGCGCGTACGAAGCTGGACGGTTCGGGGCCGCCGGACGGCAGGCGGTGGCAGCTCGATGCCAACGGCTGGGTGCCGTGGGCGGCGTGGCAGTGGTACCGGGTGGCGCCCGTGGAGGGGCGGCGGGAGCGGCTGGCGGCCCTGTATCCGATGATCCGCAAGGCGGCCGACCGTGCGGTGCTCTCCCTGGGGGCGGACGGGTTGCCCCCGGCTTCTCCGGACTACTGGGAGCTGATGACGGCGACGGCGAACATCGGTACGGCCGCGCCGTTGCTGGCCGGGCTGAACGCGTCGGCGGACCTGGCACGGGAGGCGGGCCGGCCGCAGGATGCGGTGCGTTGGGCGCGGGCGGCGCGGCGGCTGTCGGCGGGGATCTCCAAGCGGTTCTTCCCGCTCGGCTACCAGCGGACCGTCGACGGGCGGCACGGGCGCGACAGTGCGGTGGCGTTCATGGCGCCGCCGTTCAACGCGGCGGCCGCCGGTGTGCCCGCGGCGCTGGAGTCCACCTACCGGGCGCTGCTGCTGCCCAACGGGGGGCTGACTCCGGGCAACGATCCGGGGGCTCCGTGGGGGGCTGTGGCGTGGACGCCCAGTACGGCGTTCTTCGCGCTGGCCTGGGCGGCGGGGGGCCGGCCGGCGAAGGCGGGGCCGGTGCTGCAGTGGGTGCTGTCGAAGCGGAACGCTCTGGGTGAGCTGCCGGAGAAGGTGGACCGGGCCGGCCGGCCGGCGTCGGTGGCGCCGCTGGCGTGGACGGGTTCGATCGTGGTGCTGTCGCTGGTGGCGCTCGAGGCCGGCGGGCTGTCCGCCCCGCCCCTGCAGCCGTAG
- a CDS encoding DUF6056 family protein, protein MSTMAAEGEEERVSPSSHTGPETGPRRLPRTLLPAAAATLLAAAGALVAVGCFLGLYIRPTSDDWCAAWKTRDLGVLGITADFYTTQNGRIANAFLSGLLYRGGPAGTKILPTLIAVLLTAALVLLGRRLLRALGHTPPLLLLTACALVLQALLYFAGTRSYQVLLWAPATISHTLPSVIGLWALLLALATVSHPRRAVRTAGLAGALLIGFALGTLSEPFALVTGLAAALTAVLCLPRLRLATTWRPFTWCLLWCTGLVCGLAVLYTSPGARWRRAQQPEKEPLLSTAELRATYEDWLHMWDTVTGQWAYLAAPAAGLLLGLAATLRTPRPSPSPPLPASAPRWTRAALLLLPLPVVVLGSFAVAAGLRSGYGPTGWTYARTWTSYLLPMELALCGYGALLGAWAGPRLAARRPAGPGTLAACATAAFCLTLASTASLVPGLQQLTTTTVARSIAWDAQNARIRAEAAQGATSVGYRPLPIGSLAEPFFTADYNRDWVAACMSRWYGVDRIHRR, encoded by the coding sequence ATGAGCACCATGGCGGCCGAGGGCGAGGAAGAACGCGTGAGCCCCTCCTCCCACACCGGCCCGGAAACCGGCCCCCGCCGACTCCCGCGCACCCTCCTGCCCGCCGCCGCGGCGACCCTCCTCGCCGCCGCCGGAGCCCTCGTCGCCGTCGGATGCTTCCTCGGCCTCTACATCCGCCCCACCTCCGACGACTGGTGCGCCGCCTGGAAAACCCGCGACCTGGGCGTCCTCGGCATCACCGCCGACTTCTACACCACCCAGAACGGCCGCATCGCCAACGCCTTCCTCAGCGGCCTCCTCTACCGCGGCGGACCGGCCGGCACCAAGATCCTCCCCACCCTCATCGCCGTCCTGCTCACCGCCGCCCTGGTCCTGCTGGGCCGCCGCCTCCTGCGCGCCCTCGGCCACACCCCGCCCCTGCTGCTCCTGACCGCCTGCGCCCTGGTCCTCCAGGCACTCCTCTACTTCGCGGGCACCCGCAGCTACCAGGTCCTGCTGTGGGCCCCCGCCACCATCTCCCACACCCTGCCCAGCGTCATCGGCCTGTGGGCACTCCTACTGGCCCTGGCCACCGTCTCCCACCCCCGCCGGGCCGTCCGCACCGCCGGCCTCGCCGGCGCCCTCCTCATCGGCTTCGCCCTCGGCACCCTCAGCGAACCCTTCGCCCTCGTCACCGGCCTCGCCGCCGCCCTGACCGCCGTACTGTGCCTGCCCCGCCTGCGCCTGGCCACCACCTGGCGCCCCTTCACCTGGTGCCTGCTGTGGTGCACCGGCCTCGTGTGCGGCCTCGCCGTCCTCTACACCTCCCCGGGCGCCCGCTGGCGCCGCGCCCAGCAGCCCGAGAAGGAACCGCTGCTCTCCACGGCCGAACTGCGCGCCACCTACGAGGACTGGCTGCACATGTGGGACACCGTCACCGGCCAGTGGGCCTACCTCGCCGCCCCCGCCGCCGGCCTCCTCCTGGGCCTGGCCGCCACCCTCCGCACCCCCCGACCCTCACCCTCACCCCCGCTCCCGGCCTCGGCCCCGCGGTGGACGCGGGCCGCCCTGCTGCTGCTCCCGCTGCCCGTGGTCGTCCTGGGCTCCTTCGCGGTCGCGGCGGGCCTGCGCAGCGGATACGGCCCCACCGGATGGACGTACGCCCGCACCTGGACGAGCTACCTGCTGCCCATGGAACTGGCCCTGTGCGGCTACGGAGCCCTGCTGGGCGCATGGGCCGGCCCCCGCCTCGCCGCCCGCCGCCCCGCCGGCCCGGGCACCCTGGCCGCCTGCGCCACGGCCGCGTTCTGCCTGACGCTCGCCTCGACGGCCTCCCTCGTCCCCGGCCTCCAGCAGCTCACCACCACCACGGTGGCCCGCTCCATCGCCTGGGACGCCCAGAACGCCCGCATCCGCGCCGAGGCGGCGCAAGGCGCCACCAGCGTCGGCTACCGCCCCCTGCCCATCGGCAGCCTCGCCGAACCGTTCTTCACCGCCGACTACAACCGCGACTGGGTCGCCGCCTGCATGTCCCGCTGGTACGGCGTCGACCGCATCCACCGCCGCTGA
- a CDS encoding GNAT family N-acetyltransferase yields the protein MSPGLRLRRWSPTDAGAVLAAFADPVMAWQAGEPIVALPAARRWLAARAEQWDAGSAFAFAVVDGADAVLGNVAVGAVDRRHRTGWVSYWTGAAARGRGVASGGCRAVAAWAFEDAGLFRLELGHRVNNPASCRVARAAGFAVEGVQRGKLEYDGVRHDVELHARLATDAVPPPVRPGRTTAG from the coding sequence GTGTCCCCGGGTCTTCGGCTGCGGCGCTGGTCTCCGACGGACGCCGGGGCGGTGCTGGCGGCGTTCGCCGATCCGGTGATGGCGTGGCAGGCCGGTGAGCCGATCGTGGCCTTGCCGGCGGCGCGGCGGTGGCTGGCGGCCCGGGCGGAGCAGTGGGACGCGGGGTCGGCTTTCGCCTTCGCGGTCGTCGACGGTGCGGACGCGGTACTGGGGAATGTGGCGGTCGGCGCCGTCGACCGGCGTCACCGGACGGGCTGGGTGTCGTACTGGACGGGTGCGGCGGCCCGCGGGCGGGGCGTCGCGTCGGGCGGCTGCCGTGCGGTGGCCGCCTGGGCCTTCGAGGACGCCGGCCTGTTCCGGCTGGAGCTGGGCCACCGGGTCAACAACCCGGCGTCGTGCCGGGTGGCGCGGGCTGCGGGCTTCGCGGTCGAGGGGGTCCAGCGCGGCAAGCTCGAGTACGACGGGGTCCGCCACGACGTCGAACTGCACGCACGGCTGGCGACCGACGCCGTACCGCCGCCCGTACGGCCGGGGCGGACCACCGCCGGCTGA
- a CDS encoding lamin tail domain-containing protein, with protein sequence MSASLATRRALAALLAAGTLVGAAALPAAADDHRRDQRGRHSALVIGDVQYDSPHRGDRSHRALNREWVEIKNTGRNSVNLRGYTLTDQQGNRYRFPDFRLDGRSAVKVHTGQGRDTRHDLYQDRNRQVWNDRDTATLRDNRGNVVDTESWGRRGHQHRG encoded by the coding sequence ATGTCTGCTTCCCTCGCCACCCGCCGCGCTCTCGCCGCCCTCCTGGCCGCCGGCACCCTCGTCGGCGCCGCCGCGCTGCCCGCCGCGGCCGACGACCACCGCCGCGACCAGCGCGGCCGGCACTCCGCCCTCGTCATCGGCGACGTCCAGTACGACAGCCCCCACCGCGGCGACCGCTCCCACCGCGCCCTCAACCGCGAATGGGTCGAGATCAAGAACACCGGCCGGAACAGCGTCAACCTCCGCGGCTACACCCTCACCGACCAGCAGGGCAACCGCTACCGCTTCCCCGACTTCCGCCTGGACGGCCGCTCCGCCGTCAAGGTCCACACCGGACAGGGCCGCGACACCCGCCACGACCTCTACCAGGACCGCAACCGGCAGGTCTGGAACGACCGCGACACCGCCACCCTCCGCGACAACCGCGGCAACGTCGTCGACACCGAGTCCTGGGGCCGCCGCGGACACCAGCACCGCGGCTGA
- a CDS encoding MsnO8 family LLM class oxidoreductase: protein MLDIPLSALEVAMVQTGTRAVDTLRDTAAFAREMERLGYRRLWYAEHHHSPAIGAFPPVVLTAHAAASTSVIRLGSGGVLAPNHAPITLAEQFGTLAALHEDRIDLGIGRGPGTFEEAIARALRRGAGPASDAEYRQDVAAILSFLVEEVALGPLPEPWLLASSTAGAALAAALGLPVAIAHHIRPDNTLAAVEGYRAAFAPSRWCERPRVLLCVETVCAPTEEEAVWRAGPMNVVKAGLLQGLSQTPFPTPAQAAAHPFTEQERQALDGFRAQQAVGAPEAVVGRLAQLAGEAGADELMLATPVYDLGDRIASYELVRKYWGAATAP from the coding sequence ATGCTCGACATACCTCTTTCAGCGCTGGAAGTCGCGATGGTGCAGACGGGCACCCGCGCCGTGGACACCCTGCGGGACACCGCCGCGTTCGCCCGGGAAATGGAGAGGCTGGGCTACCGCCGCCTCTGGTACGCGGAGCATCACCACTCCCCCGCGATCGGCGCGTTCCCGCCGGTCGTGCTGACGGCGCACGCGGCCGCCTCGACCTCGGTGATCCGTCTCGGTTCGGGCGGGGTGCTGGCCCCCAACCATGCGCCGATCACGCTGGCGGAGCAGTTCGGGACGCTGGCCGCCCTGCACGAGGACCGTATCGACCTGGGCATCGGCCGCGGTCCGGGCACTTTCGAGGAGGCCATCGCCCGGGCGCTGCGCCGCGGGGCCGGGCCGGCGTCGGACGCGGAGTACCGGCAGGACGTGGCCGCGATCCTGTCGTTCCTGGTGGAGGAGGTAGCGCTCGGTCCGCTGCCGGAGCCTTGGCTGCTGGCTTCCAGTACCGCGGGGGCCGCTCTCGCCGCGGCGCTCGGGCTGCCGGTCGCGATAGCGCACCACATCCGTCCGGACAACACCCTTGCGGCCGTGGAGGGTTACCGGGCGGCGTTCGCCCCGTCCCGCTGGTGCGAGCGGCCCCGGGTGCTGCTGTGCGTGGAGACGGTGTGCGCGCCGACGGAGGAGGAGGCCGTGTGGCGGGCGGGTCCGATGAACGTCGTCAAGGCCGGGCTCCTGCAGGGGCTGAGCCAGACGCCGTTCCCCACGCCCGCGCAGGCGGCCGCCCATCCCTTCACGGAGCAGGAGCGGCAGGCGCTGGACGGTTTCCGTGCGCAGCAGGCGGTCGGGGCGCCCGAGGCGGTGGTGGGGCGGCTCGCGCAGCTGGCCGGTGAGGCCGGGGCGGACGAGTTGATGCTGGCCACGCCCGTCTACGACCTGGGTGACCGGATCGCTTCGTATGAGCTGGTCAGGAAGTACTGGGGGGCGGCGACGGCGCCGTAG
- a CDS encoding CPCC family cysteine-rich protein, protein MDTRRPCPCCGHLVFDTEDGWPGSYAICPVCSWQDDPEQFRRPFMPRGANHVSLVEAQLNFRAYEACDQRGRRFARPAADDEPLDAAWRPIDPATDFFEDSGDTELRPWPEDGAVLCWWLPSFWGVPEDPAHDPARRLVIDVGPVRSERDLHEVLKRELGFPPFYGMNPDAFWDAITGLVAMPAHLRFTGWAELELREPRAAAVLRDQLEKYAETAADFTVVYDPRHGTL, encoded by the coding sequence GTGGACACCCGTCGCCCGTGCCCCTGTTGTGGTCATCTCGTCTTCGACACCGAAGACGGTTGGCCCGGCTCCTACGCCATCTGCCCGGTCTGCTCCTGGCAGGACGACCCGGAGCAGTTCCGCCGGCCGTTCATGCCGCGCGGCGCGAACCACGTGTCGCTCGTCGAGGCCCAGCTCAACTTCCGTGCCTACGAAGCCTGCGACCAGCGGGGCAGGCGGTTCGCCAGGCCCGCAGCGGACGACGAACCCCTGGACGCGGCCTGGCGCCCGATCGACCCCGCCACCGACTTCTTCGAGGACTCCGGGGACACGGAGCTGCGTCCTTGGCCCGAAGACGGGGCGGTCCTGTGCTGGTGGCTCCCCTCGTTCTGGGGCGTCCCCGAGGACCCCGCACACGATCCCGCCCGCCGGCTGGTCATCGACGTCGGCCCGGTCCGCAGCGAGCGTGACCTCCACGAGGTCCTCAAGCGGGAACTCGGCTTCCCGCCGTTCTACGGCATGAACCCGGACGCGTTCTGGGACGCGATCACCGGCCTCGTCGCCATGCCCGCGCACCTGCGGTTCACCGGCTGGGCCGAGCTGGAGCTGCGGGAACCGCGGGCCGCGGCCGTGCTCCGCGACCAGCTGGAGAAGTACGCGGAGACGGCCGCGGACTTCACCGTCGTCTACGACCCCCGGCACGGCACCCTGTGA
- a CDS encoding alpha/beta hydrolase codes for MQTRSAVAPRGRVVGAMALVLTAVTALTGAAPAPATATVAAPADSVSSAEADPPVPVLSWGPCTGPQDGFECATARVPLDHRRPGGPTIALAVTRRPAADPARRTGVLLLHPGGPGNSGVDFARNSHAALPAALRDSFDVVGYDMRGVARSGQVECWDDKEYAAAVDAARAVPGPGAVHRAVRQGADFEAACRQRSGGLVPFVGTGFNARDIDLLRRALGEETLSFYGRSFGSYVGTLYAAQFPRRVRAMVLDGAYDPRLYAEVPYAYDAAQFAALDAAVGRFLDWCAGNAAVCGFGGGRPRQAFDDLKRALDANPVITASGRPATGYTLAYRLMFNINAGKEIWPYLGEALRAAQARQASFLLSPPSPASFDFLTVNTAVECADRVYPAGRLLLGALVGAHAASAPLLGPPIGLGPPTYDHNHAPACVQWQADRPSRYEGSYRAAGSAPILVLGTTGDPDTPYQDAVALAGTLENGRLLTFAAEGHTAYNRSACVSALATGYLATLTLPARGTVCADEAPPEPVGRRAAGLEVDETRDVIPVLR; via the coding sequence ATGCAGACCCGTTCCGCCGTCGCCCCGCGCGGGCGCGTGGTGGGGGCGATGGCCCTCGTCCTGACCGCGGTCACCGCGCTGACGGGGGCCGCGCCCGCGCCCGCGACCGCGACCGTCGCGGCGCCCGCCGACTCGGTGTCCTCGGCCGAGGCCGATCCGCCCGTGCCCGTCCTGTCCTGGGGCCCCTGCACCGGCCCGCAGGACGGCTTCGAGTGCGCGACCGCCCGGGTACCGCTGGACCACCGCCGGCCGGGCGGGCCCACGATCGCCCTCGCCGTCACCCGGCGGCCCGCGGCCGACCCGGCCCGCCGCACCGGTGTGCTGCTGCTGCACCCGGGCGGGCCGGGCAACTCCGGTGTGGACTTCGCCCGTAACAGCCACGCCGCCCTGCCCGCCGCCCTGCGCGACTCCTTCGACGTCGTCGGCTACGACATGCGGGGGGTGGCGCGCAGCGGCCAGGTGGAGTGCTGGGACGACAAGGAGTACGCGGCCGCCGTGGACGCCGCGCGCGCCGTGCCCGGCCCGGGTGCCGTGCACCGGGCCGTCCGGCAGGGCGCCGACTTCGAAGCCGCCTGCCGGCAGCGCTCGGGCGGCCTGGTGCCGTTCGTCGGCACCGGCTTCAACGCCCGGGACATCGACCTGCTGCGCCGGGCGCTGGGCGAGGAGACGCTGTCCTTCTACGGCCGTTCCTTCGGCAGTTACGTCGGCACCCTCTACGCGGCGCAGTTCCCGCGGCGGGTGCGGGCGATGGTCCTGGACGGGGCCTACGACCCGCGCCTGTACGCGGAGGTGCCCTACGCCTACGACGCCGCGCAGTTCGCCGCCCTGGACGCGGCGGTCGGCCGGTTCCTGGACTGGTGCGCGGGCAACGCGGCCGTCTGCGGGTTCGGCGGGGGCCGGCCGCGGCAGGCCTTCGACGACCTCAAGCGGGCGCTGGACGCGAACCCGGTCATCACCGCGAGCGGACGTCCGGCCACCGGCTACACCCTCGCCTACCGCCTGATGTTCAACATCAACGCGGGCAAGGAGATCTGGCCCTACCTGGGCGAGGCGCTGCGGGCGGCGCAGGCCCGCCAGGCCTCGTTCCTGCTGTCCCCGCCGTCGCCGGCGTCCTTCGACTTCCTGACGGTGAACACGGCCGTCGAGTGCGCCGACCGCGTCTACCCGGCCGGCCGGCTGCTCCTGGGCGCGCTGGTCGGCGCGCACGCCGCGTCGGCTCCGCTGCTGGGGCCCCCGATCGGTCTCGGGCCGCCCACCTACGACCACAACCACGCGCCGGCGTGCGTCCAGTGGCAGGCGGACCGGCCGAGCCGTTACGAGGGCTCCTACCGGGCGGCGGGTTCCGCGCCGATCCTGGTCCTGGGGACGACCGGGGACCCCGACACCCCCTACCAGGACGCCGTGGCCCTCGCCGGGACGCTGGAGAACGGCCGGCTGCTGACCTTCGCCGCCGAGGGGCACACCGCCTACAACCGCAGCGCGTGCGTCAGCGCCCTGGCCACCGGCTACCTCGCCACGCTGACGCTGCCCGCGCGGGGCACCGTCTGCGCGGACGAGGCGCCCCCGGAACCGGTCGGGCGGCGCGCCGCGGGCCTGGAGGTCGACGAGACGCGCGATGTGATCCCCGTGCTGCGCTGA